One window of the Bacteroidota bacterium genome contains the following:
- a CDS encoding SPOR domain-containing protein, translating to MTTKLIPTIVVFSILAGCAGSQQADKSSDTSAATELQRYEEDFRPSEYDKDAGRLFSELREEKEGKQSSLESATLEPAVVVQGYRVQLLATPEIDEANIAKAQAEAAFPGEWFYIAFDPPTYKLRAGNFLTRAEAEAYSRVLVEKGYADAWIVPDRVMKNIRPRPAEAQPE from the coding sequence ATGACGACCAAACTCATTCCAACCATTGTTGTGTTTTCCATTCTCGCAGGATGCGCCGGTTCGCAACAGGCCGACAAATCCTCAGACACTTCTGCTGCCACCGAGCTTCAGAGGTATGAAGAGGATTTTCGCCCGTCGGAATACGATAAGGATGCAGGCAGGTTGTTTTCAGAACTTCGCGAGGAGAAAGAGGGGAAGCAGAGTTCGTTGGAATCCGCGACACTCGAGCCAGCCGTAGTTGTGCAAGGCTACCGCGTTCAGCTTCTTGCAACGCCGGAAATTGATGAGGCAAACATAGCCAAAGCCCAGGCAGAGGCCGCGTTTCCCGGTGAGTGGTTCTATATCGCCTTTGATCCGCCCACCTACAAACTTCGTGCGGGAAACTTCCTTACCCGTGCAGAAGCCGAAGCATATTCACGAGTACTTGTCGAGAAGGGCTACGCTGACGCGTGGATTGTTCCCGACCGGGTCATGAAGAACATCCGGCCCAGACCTGCAGAGGCGCAACCCGAATAG